The Litorilinea aerophila genomic interval CCGACCAGCAGGACCACGAGGATGAGGCAGGCACTCCAGAGGGTGCGCTGCCGGGTCAGGCGTTTTACTCTCGACATGAAGATACCTCGGTCACTCCTGTCTGACATGAATCCTTGCTCGAAAAACATTCTTACAACATGACCCGCACACAACATAAGGCATTCTAGCGAACGGCTGGGGTTTCGGCAAATGGAGCTGATTCATCCCTGGCAGGAATCCAGGATTCTGCCAGAACAGCTGTGTTATAATAATCCGGTAAATTCCGGCAGAAATTCGTCGATAGTTTCCACCGGAGGGAGTGCGCCCAGAGGGCACCCGGAATTTCTGCCGTGGTATGTACGCCAGACTGTACTGCTGTCGGTTTCCATAGTCTGAATACGCCAGAGACCACCCATTTGATACGATCGGGATGTGCGACGGCACGGCGGCGTCAAACTTCTGCTGGGATCTACCACTGTGACCGGCTTACCCCTTCACCAATCGCCCAGGAGGCTTGCATGGCCAATCAGATTTATGCGCTCTTAGTCGGTATTGACCGATATGCCAATCCCAGCCAGGCGCCCCACCTGCGGGGATGTGTCGCAGATGTGGAGGGCACGTACAGCCTGCTGGTGCAACAGTTCGGTGTGCCGGAGGCGCATATCCGCCTGCTCACGGCCCGGATGGACGGGCGTGAGCCCCCGGAACGACTGGCCACCCGGGAGAATATCATCCAGGGTTGGCGCACCCATCTGAGCCAGGCCGGCCCCGGCGATCACGCCTTTTTCCACTACAGCGGCCACGGCTCCCAGGCCCGCAGCATCGACCCCAATGAACCGGATGGCTACGACGAAACCCTGGTCGCCCACGACAGCCGCACCCCGGGCGTCTACGACATCATCGACAAGGAACTGGCGGCCCTGATCCGGGAGGTGGAGCAGCGGGGCGCCCAGGTCACCGTCTTCCTGGACTGCTGCCATTCGGGCAGCGGGACCCGCCTGGCGCCGTCCGAGTCGGCCCCCCGGGTGCGCCAGTGCCCGCCGGACCTGCGAGAACGGCCCTTCGAAACCCTGCTCCCCGGGCTGACCCCTGGCAGCGGTACCCGAGGCACCCGGTCGCCCAGCGGGTGGGTGCCCCTGGGCAATCACCTCTTGTTGGCCGGTTGCCGGGACGAAGAGCTCAGCCACGAGTACCAGGTACCCACCACCGGCCAGTGGCAGGGGGTCACCAGCTACTTCTTCCACAACGCCCTGGCCAACCTCCATCCGGACATGACCTGGGCCGACCTGCATGACCGGGTGCAGACCCAGGTGCGGGCCATCTATCCGTCCCAGTCGCCGCAACTGGAGGGGCCAGGCCACCTCACTATCTTTGGCGGCCTGGGGCGGGTGGTGGAGCGTTATCTGTTGGTGACCCAGGTGGAGGGCACGGACTACATCCAGGTGAACGGAGGGGCGGCCGTGGGGCTCACGCCCGGCAGCCGGCTGGCCATCTATCCACCGGCCAGCACCCTGGAGGGGGAACCCCTGGCGACTGCCCTGGTGGAAGAGGTCAAGGTCGCCCACGCCTGGGCCCGGCTGGATCGGGCTGTGCCGGTGGAGCCGGCCAGTCGGGTTCGCGTCACAGCCTGGGGTCCCGGCGAGGCAAGCTACATCGTGGGGGTGGATGCGGAGCCAGTGCGCCAGGCCATCGCCACCCTGGCCGACGGTCAGCCTTCTCCCTTCTTACAGGTGGTCTCCCGGAACGCTTCCGGACCGGCGCCGGAGGTCCAGGTGGTCTCCCGGGAGGGGCGCTACTGGATCCTGGACCCGGCAGGTGCCCCCCTGGTTCGGACGGCTTTCCCTGTCACCCCTGAAGGTGCCCGCCAGGTCGCCGCTGCCCTGGAACACCTGGCCATCTACCGGAACGTGCGCTTCCTGCACAATCCGGCTGCCCATTCGGCCCTGGCCGGTGCCGTCCAGGTGGATGCCGTCACCTTCACCCAGTTGGGCCGCAACTACCGCCCGGTGGATCCGGCCCCCATCCGCGGCGAGGGCCACGAGGCGGTCATCCGCTCCGGCCAGAACCTGCTCCTGACCGTCACCAACCGTTCCCCCGAGACCCTCTACCTGGCGGTCCTGGAGCTGACGCCGGATTTCGCCATTCGGCGCCTCTATCCGCCGACGCGTCCCCACCAGACGGTGGCCGCCGGCAAGGCGGTACCCATCCCCCTGCGGCTCACCCTGGACGATCCCCAGCAGGAGAAGGCGGTGACCATCTACAAGGTGCTTGCCACCCGGGAGCCCACCTCCTTCGACGTCCTGCAGATGGGCGGCCTGCAGGAACCGGATACCCGCGGCGGAACTCGTGCCGCGGGGAACACGGCCCTGGCCCGGCTGCTCAACCGGATGCGGCACGACGGCACCCGGGCCTCGGAGCTGCTCCTGGATGACACCGACGACAGTTGGACCACGGCCCAACTGGAGGTGACGGTCCTCTCCGCTGCCCAGTCCCGCGCCCTGCCCCCGGGGCAGACCCGCATCACTGTGGCGGAGGCCCGGGAGTTGGTGCTGGAGAAGCCGGCCGGCCTGGAGGGCACCCTCTGGATCAGCAGCCTGGAGCAGGCGACCCGGGGCCTGGAAGGCAAAACCGGTCTCCAGTTGCCCCCCGGCCTGGCCAATCCGTCCGCCGCGGCCTTTTTCCGGCCGGTGACCCTGGGGGATGGCACCCGGGCCACCGATCCATCCCCGGCCGTGCTGGCCATCGCCGCGGAGAGCGCCGGGCTGGCCCAGGTTTCGCCGGAGCATCCCCTTCGTCTGGAGTTGACGGTGGACGACGAGCCCGGCCTGGCCGGCCTGGTGCCGGTGGCCTTCGATGGTGAGTTTTATTTCCTGGCCGGCCGACCCGCCGCCGTCCAGAGCCGGTCTGCCTCCAGCGGACAGCGGCGCCTGGCGGTCACGGTGGAGCAGCTTCCGCCCCCGGTGGAAGAAGAGGCGGATACTCGCGACCTCAAGCGCACGGCCCGGCTGTTCCTCTACAAGATTTTCGCCGGGGATCTGCCCGCGGATGCCGGGCTCCGTCGGGCCACCCTGGAGCAGGAGCAGGCCCGTTTCGACCCGATCCGGGGCGACGAATTGAGCCAGGCCCGCCGGGTGGCCCTCATGCTCCACGGCTTCACCGGCGATTCCCGCTGGCTGGTGGAGAAGGTCTGGCGTTGGGTGCAGAACAACGGGAACTACGACCTCTGCCTCACCTATGACTACGAGAGTTTTGGCACGGGCATCCGCCGTAACGGCGAGTTGTTGGCCCAGGCCCTGACGGGGCTGGGCTTTGGGCCGGACGATGGCGTCCACCTGGACATCTACGCCCACAGCATGGGCACCCAGGTAGCCCGGGCGCTGGTGGAGCTTTACGGAGGCGCGGCCTACGTGGATCGGGTGTTCATGGGCGGGCCGCCCAACGCGGGTTCCCCCCTGGCCCGGGCCCGGGTGCTGCTGCCCTGGCTGGGCAACATCCTGGTCAACCTGGCCGGCTCTGTGCCACCCGCACTCATCGCCCACTGGCTGTTGGGCCGGCTGAGCGAATCAGCCCAGGGCCTCCTGGATCTGGAGCCCGATTCGGACTTCTATCGGGCCCTCAATGACCCTGCGCGGCCGCCCACATCGGTGCCCTACTTCGTCCAGATCGGCGACAATTCGGCCTCCTTCCAGGACTGGCGCAAGTTTTCCAGCAAGGTCATGAAGGGGGTGGATGTGGCCCTGGATCTCTTCTTTCAGGACGACAACGACCTGTTGGTTTCCCTGGCCAGTGCCCGTGCCCTGGCAGACCGCTGGCCCAACTACCAGGAGGCAGTCCTGGGCATCAACCATTTCCAATATTTCTATTCGCCGGAAGGGCAACGGGTCCTGGCCCGCTGGCTGAGCTGAACCGGGGAAAGTGACTCCTGTTTTTGCTCCTGGCTGGTGGATTCTGTACAATGGTGGGCGGGAAGGCATGTGTCCCGGTGGATGCCCTGGTCTTCAAAATCAGTGGCAGGCGGCGCAGAGCCGGCTGCGGTGGGTTCGACTCCCACGCCTTCCCGCTTTGAATTTATGGCTGGCTCCCCTGCAAAAAGGGTGTTTTCACCGCGGAGACGCAGAGGAGGCAGCTGAAGTCCAGAGGGAGCTCAGAGAAAACCCGGCGTGCTCTGCGCCTCTGGGGTCTTTGTGTGGTCGAGTCATGGCTCGAATCGAAATTGCGCAGCGAACGTCGGTGACTGTGAAACGGTGAGTGCTGGATGGAAATTCCCCTTTTTCAGGAAGATGAGTCGCTCCGCTTCGAGCGGATGGTGCTCTATCCCTATCCCGATCTGACCCGGATCTGGACCCGGATCTGGCTGACCGCCGTGCCGGATCAGCATCCCAACGTGGAGGTACGGGTCCTCAACCCGGATGGCACCGAGAACAACAGCGTCTTCTTCCTCTCCCGCACCGAGCAGCGTATCGAGACCACCCTCCACATGCGCAACCCGGTGCCGGGGGCCACATACCGGGTGGTGGCGGAACTGACCCTGGGCCTTTCTCAACCGCCGGAGCTGATCGACCGTCGGGAGTTCGACCTGGTGCTGGAATTTCGGGATCCAGAAAAGGGAGAGGCCGGCTTCGGTTTCGGCGTGGACTGGGATGAACTACGGCAGCGCGCCCAGAGATAGGCAGGCGCATCCATGAGTCAGGTCAAGAAAATCGGCCTCCTGGTGGGCAGCGAATGGAGCTTTCCGCCGGCATTTTTGGAAGAGGTGAACAGCCGGGAGACCGATGTGGTGGCCGAGTTCGTCCTGCTGGGTGGCATCCGCATGGACGCAGCCTGCGAGTTCGCCGTCCTCATTGACCGTATCAGCCACGAAGTGCCCTACTACCGCACCTACCTCAAACACGCCATGCTTCAGGGCGCGTACGTGATCAACAACCCCTTCTGGTGGAGTGCGGATGACAAATTCTTCCAGGCCAGCCTGGCCCATGCCCTGGGCGTGACCATCCCCAGGACGGTGCTCTTGCCCATGAAGGCATATCCCGCCGGGGTGACGGGCGAGAGCCTGCGTAACCTGGCCTACCCCCTGAACTGGCAGGAGATCGTGTCCTATGTGGGCCTGCCTGCCGTGTTGAAGGATGTGCAGGGGGGGCTGACCCGCATGTACCGGGTCGACAGCCTGGAGGAGCTGATCCAGGCCTACGACCGAACGGGCCAGGCCTGCATGATGGTGCAGCAGTACATCACGGATGCCGACTATGTGCGCTGTCTCTGTATCGGTCCCGAAGAGGTGTTGCCCCTGCGCTATGATCCCGAAGCCCGCACCTACCTCACCGACGCGTCCCCCTTACCAGCCGAGCAGGAAGCGCAACTCCGATCCATCGCCCACCGCTTGAACCAGGCCCTGGGCTACGACGTCAACTGTGTAGAATTTGCCATTCAGGACGGCCAGCCCTACGTGGTGGACTTCATGAACCCCGCGCCGGACCTGGGTATCAACCACCTGACGCCCTCCTACTTCCACCGGGCGGTGAAGGCCCTGGCCGACTTCGCCATCGCCATGGCCCAGACCCCCACCCCCCAACCGCGAGAGTTCCGCTGGTCCGCATTGTTGGGCTGATGAACCTACGAGCAAGGCCATGTCAACCACCGTGTACACTGTCCATCCTCGATATCGACTGTGGGCCGTCGGCGCATTCCTGCTGGCCGGCCTCTACGCCTGGGAGCTGCGCCGCGGGTTCGATCTGGCCATCCTCTTTTTCTTCCTGATCGCCCTGGCCGTCCTGGCCTGGGCATTGCGCGCCTTGTTGAGTCGGGTGCAGGTGGAGGATGGCGGCGTAACCCTGCGCCCTCCCTTGGCGACGCCCACGTCGGTGGAGTATCGGCAACTGATCAGCGTCAGTCAGGACGGCCGCTGGAATCGCTCCATCACCCTCATCTACCACCCGCGGTTGGAAAACGGCCTGCTGGACCTGGAGCAGGCCCGCACCCTGGCGCTGCCCAGCCTGGTCAACCAGGAGGAGTTGTTGGCCACCCTGATGGCCCGGATGCCCCAATGATCCCGTTTGCACCGGAGTTGACCATCCGCCCTGTGGATGCGGGCGACGTGGAGCGGCTGTTGCCCCTGTTGGCGTCCCACCTGGCCCAGACTCCCTATTGTACCGCCCTGGAGGCTGCCACGGTGGTGGAGCAGATCCTGGCGCCCGATCCTCCCACCGTTTTCCCCGTACGCTGGCTCCAGCGGAGCCAACTGGGCGCATGGCGGGCTCGCCAGCTGGTCGGCTTTGTGGATGTGGCTGTGGGCCACGACAGCGAGAGCCTGGCCCGCTCCGAATATCGACCGTTGGGGCTCCTTCGCTTCATGGCCCTGCCCCAGGATCCATCCCTGGCCACCGAGGTAGCTGCTGCCCTGTTGGAGGCTGCCGAGCACTTCTGGCGCACCCAGGGGGTGGGCTATGTCAGGGCCTTCCACATTAGCACGGGGTATCCGGTTTTCCAGGTCGGGGCCGGTATCCTCCCGGGGAACTGGCATCACCATATGCGGGCCCTGACGGCAGCGGGTTTCCAACTCTGTGAACGATATTACTGCCTCTACCGCCCCCTGGCTCGCCCCCTGGAAGAGGTCACGCCCCTGGCCCTCCTCAGCCTGGTCTACCAGGGCAATGCCCGGGACCGCACCTATCAGGTATATCGGCGGACCGACTGGGTGGGCCGGGCCCGCATGGTTCGGGCCGTGGTGGATGAGCCCCGGGGCGGCTCCATGTCGGTGGCCTACGTGGCGGACCTGTATGTTGACGCCCCGTGGCGACAGCAGGATATCGGCAAATGGCTGCTTCGCCGCCTCATCAACGACGCCACCCTGCAAGGGTATGTGCAGATGGTCGTCCACCTGGCCCATGGCTGGCATGCGGCCATGAACCTCTTCATCCAGCAAGGTTTCCAGGAATTGGACTATCGCGGGTACACTTTGGAAAAGGTGCTGACACGGTAAAGGTGCTGACACGGTAAAGGTGCTGACACGGTAGGCGTATCGCTCCAGCCAGAACGGAGGCTGCTTCGATTGCATGTTCTGTTTGTTACCGGCGAATATCCACCCATGGCGGGCGGCGTGGGCGCCTATACGGCCGCCCTGGCCCACGCTTTGGAGACGCTGGGGCTTCAGGTGAGCGTGATGACCTCTCGCCAGGCTCGTCCCTCGCCGCCAGGAGAAGGTGTGGCGGTCTATCCCTCTGTCCGCCGCTGGGATTGGCGTATCTGGCCCGGCATCGCGCGTCGGGCCAGGGAAGTGGGCGCGGACTGGATCCACGTCCAGTATCAGACGGGCGCCTATGGCATGCACCCGGCCGTCAACTTCGCCCCCCGCTGGTGGCAGCGCGCCGGCCTGCGGGTGGCGTGGACATACCACGACCTCCTGGTGCCGTACCTCTTCCCCAAGGCAGGTGCCCGCCTGCGACGCTGGGTGACCGAGTGGCCGGCCCGGACCAGTGACCTGGTGGTGGTGACCAACGAGGGAGACCGCATCCGCCTGGCCGGGCGAATCCACCCCCGGCGCCTGGCTCGCATCCCCATCGGGAGCAACATCCCCACCCATCCCATCACAGAGGAGGCCCGCCGGGCGCGCCGCGAGTCCTATGGCTACCATGAGGAAACCCTGGTGGTTGGCTATTTCGGTTTTCTCAACCGCAGCAAGGGAGGGCTCACCCTGGTGCGGGCCCTCCATGCCCTGGCCCAGCGGCACCCCGACGTACGCCTGCTGATGATCGGCGAGCGGGTCGGCGCCAGCGACCCCACCAACTATGCCTATCTCCAGGAGGTGGAAGCCCTCATCCGGGAGCTGGACCTGGCTGAGCGGGTTCACTGGACCGGCCACCAGCCCGATGGGGAGGTCAGCGCCGATCTGGCTGCCTGTGATGTGTTGCTCATGCCCTATGAGGACGGCGCCAGCCTGCGCCGGGGGACCCTGATGGCCGGGCTGGCCCACGGCTGTGCCATCGTGACCACCACGCCCCAGGATCCGCTCCCGGAGCTGGTCGATGGCCGGGATCTGATCTACGTGCCCCCTGGGGATCCGGAGGCGGCTGCAGCAGCTGTGTTGCAACTGGCTGCCCAGCCCACCTGGGCTCAGAACCTGCGGGCCAACGCCCGGGCCAGAAGCGACCTGTTCCGTTGGGAGGCTATTGCCGCTGAGCATGTCCGTCTTTATCAAAGCTAGAGAGACCTTTTGCGACTGATGACCGCCACTTCGCCGCGCCCAGCCAGGTTGTTTCGGCCGGCTCTGATCGTTTTCCTGCTGCTGGCTTTTGGCCTGCGCGCCTATCATCTGGACTTCCAGAGCCTTTGGAGCGATGAGGGAATCAGTCTGTTGCGCAGCAGCCAGCCGCTGGGGGCCATGTGGCAGGCCATGCCGGTGGAGCACGTTCCCGGCTATTTCACGTTGCTCCACTTCTGGATCGGATTGACCGGTGAGAGCGACTATGCCCTTCGCTTCTTCTCCCTCTGGCCCAGCGTCCTGGCGCTGGCCCTGACCTATCTCCTGGCAGCGGATCTGGCCAGCGCCCGCATCGGCCTGATCGCCGTGGCCCTGCTGGCCACCAACGGGTTTCAGGTCTGGTATGGCCAGGAGGCACGGATGTACAGCTGGCTGCTGGCCGGCGGACTGCTTTCCACCTGGCTCTTCTGGCGCCTGCTGTTTCAGGAGCGAACGGGTCGACGGACCGGTCTGGCAGTGGCCTATGCCCTGGCCACTGCGGCGACAGTCTATTTTCACTATTTTGGCTTCCTGATACCCATGGCCCATGCCGTGGTGGCTGGTGGGTGGCTGGTCGTGGAGCGCCGTTGGCGTGGGATCCTCCCCTGGATGATGGGCGGGCTGTTGGCCTTTCTGCTGTTTCTTCCCTGGCTGTCCCGGGCCTGGCAGGTCTTGCACTTCACCGGCTGGCGAGAGCCGCTGGATCCCATGAATGTCCCGTGGATGATGTGGACGGCCTACACGGTGGGCGATACCATGCCGGCGCCTCTGGTGAGCTACCTCCCCTGGCTTTACCTGGTCCTGGCCGTTGTGGGCATTGGGGTATGGATGCATCAGCGCCGGGCGGCCGGCTGGTTTCTGCTGGCCATGGTGGCCGTTCCTGTCCTGGCCATCCTGGCCCTGGTGCTGCGCAATCCCGATTTTCATGTGCGCTACACCATCTTTCTCAGCAGCGTGGCCATTTTGCTGGCCAGCGGAGGTGTGGAGGGGTTTCACCTGGCCAGCGGCCAGCGCTGGTGGGGCCGGGGGCTTTCCTGGCTGGTGGCGGGCAGCCTGATCGCCGCCAATGGGGTGGCCCTCCAGCGGCTTTACTACGACACCTCTCTCCACAAGCCCGATTTCCGTTCTGCGGCCCGGTATATCGAAGCCCATGAGAGGCCCGGCGACGTGATCCTGGTGGATGGGCCGAACCCGGACATCATCTTCGCCCACTACTACCGGGGAGCGGCCCCGGTCTACGACCTGCGCTTCCTGGAAGAGGCCAATTTTGAAGAGGTGGATCGGGCCCTGACGGACATAACGGCCGGCATGGAGCGAGCCTGGGAGCTGCTTCTTTTTCGCCAGCCAGGACCCATCCAGATGTGGCTGGCCACCCGGGGATGGGCGGCCGCGCCCACCTATCACAACGACATCCGCGTCTCCCTTTATGGGCTGCCGGGAACCGCCATGGAGCGCCGGACCTTGAACCTCCCCTTTGGTTCAGAGCTGGAATTGGCCGAGGTGGAGGTGAGCGCCACTTCGTTGAAGCCGGGCGACATGCTCCGGATTTCGACCCACTGGCGGGTGTTGGCCCAGGCGCCCAACTACAAGTTCAGCCTGCGCCTGGCTGACCCTACTGGCCAGCCCCTGGCCAACTGGGACTATGTGCCCCAGAACTGGTTCGCCCCGACCCATGTCTGGGTGGTGGGCAGCATGGCCACGGACCAGCATGCCCTGATCGTGCCGGCTGAGCTGGCACCGGGCCGCTATCAGGTCACCCTGCGCCTGTACGACCCGGCTAGCGGCGCAGCCGTCTCGACGCCGGCCGGTCAGGACGTCCTGTTGGCAGAAGTCGAGGTGTCCCGTTGAGCGACAAGATAATGGATCGCGCTGCTGTCTCTCTACGCAACTCCGGGGAGCGCCCGGTTCACCTGCGCCGGGGCCTGCTGCTGGCCCTGATCCTCCTGGCCTTCGCCCGCCTCTGCTGGCACCTGGATGCCCATAACCTCTGGTGGGACGAAAGCCTGAGCCTCCAGCGAGCCGAGTCCGGCTGGCTGGCCCTCCTGCAAGGGCATCTGGTGATGCGGGATGGCATCTCGGAGCTCCTGACCATCGACCAGCATCCCTTTTTCTACTTTGTGCTCCAGGGGTTGCTGCTGCGTGGGGCCGGCATCGAAGAATTCGTCCTGCGTTTCCCCTCGGTGATGGCCGCCACCCTGCTGGTGCCCGTCCTTTGGGCGCTGGGCAGACGTCTGGTGGCCCGGGGGGTGCTGGCTGCGGGCTCGGCCGAGTGGGCAGCCCTGTTGGCAGCGTTGAACCCCTTCTTCCTTTGGTACGGTCAGGAGGCCCGGCCCTATGCCCTCTGGGCCATGCTGGCGGTGTTGAGCACCTATCTCCTGCTGCGGGTGACCGAGGAGGGAGCTCCATCCCGGCCCTGGCTG includes:
- a CDS encoding GNAT family N-acetyltransferase → MIPFAPELTIRPVDAGDVERLLPLLASHLAQTPYCTALEAATVVEQILAPDPPTVFPVRWLQRSQLGAWRARQLVGFVDVAVGHDSESLARSEYRPLGLLRFMALPQDPSLATEVAAALLEAAEHFWRTQGVGYVRAFHISTGYPVFQVGAGILPGNWHHHMRALTAAGFQLCERYYCLYRPLARPLEEVTPLALLSLVYQGNARDRTYQVYRRTDWVGRARMVRAVVDEPRGGSMSVAYVADLYVDAPWRQQDIGKWLLRRLINDATLQGYVQMVVHLAHGWHAAMNLFIQQGFQELDYRGYTLEKVLTR
- a CDS encoding ATP-grasp domain-containing protein, giving the protein MSQVKKIGLLVGSEWSFPPAFLEEVNSRETDVVAEFVLLGGIRMDAACEFAVLIDRISHEVPYYRTYLKHAMLQGAYVINNPFWWSADDKFFQASLAHALGVTIPRTVLLPMKAYPAGVTGESLRNLAYPLNWQEIVSYVGLPAVLKDVQGGLTRMYRVDSLEELIQAYDRTGQACMMVQQYITDADYVRCLCIGPEEVLPLRYDPEARTYLTDASPLPAEQEAQLRSIAHRLNQALGYDVNCVEFAIQDGQPYVVDFMNPAPDLGINHLTPSYFHRAVKALADFAIAMAQTPTPQPREFRWSALLG
- a CDS encoding glycosyltransferase family 4 protein codes for the protein MHVLFVTGEYPPMAGGVGAYTAALAHALETLGLQVSVMTSRQARPSPPGEGVAVYPSVRRWDWRIWPGIARRAREVGADWIHVQYQTGAYGMHPAVNFAPRWWQRAGLRVAWTYHDLLVPYLFPKAGARLRRWVTEWPARTSDLVVVTNEGDRIRLAGRIHPRRLARIPIGSNIPTHPITEEARRARRESYGYHEETLVVGYFGFLNRSKGGLTLVRALHALAQRHPDVRLLMIGERVGASDPTNYAYLQEVEALIRELDLAERVHWTGHQPDGEVSADLAACDVLLMPYEDGASLRRGTLMAGLAHGCAIVTTTPQDPLPELVDGRDLIYVPPGDPEAAAAAVLQLAAQPTWAQNLRANARARSDLFRWEAIAAEHVRLYQS
- a CDS encoding caspase family protein, whose translation is MANQIYALLVGIDRYANPSQAPHLRGCVADVEGTYSLLVQQFGVPEAHIRLLTARMDGREPPERLATRENIIQGWRTHLSQAGPGDHAFFHYSGHGSQARSIDPNEPDGYDETLVAHDSRTPGVYDIIDKELAALIREVEQRGAQVTVFLDCCHSGSGTRLAPSESAPRVRQCPPDLRERPFETLLPGLTPGSGTRGTRSPSGWVPLGNHLLLAGCRDEELSHEYQVPTTGQWQGVTSYFFHNALANLHPDMTWADLHDRVQTQVRAIYPSQSPQLEGPGHLTIFGGLGRVVERYLLVTQVEGTDYIQVNGGAAVGLTPGSRLAIYPPASTLEGEPLATALVEEVKVAHAWARLDRAVPVEPASRVRVTAWGPGEASYIVGVDAEPVRQAIATLADGQPSPFLQVVSRNASGPAPEVQVVSREGRYWILDPAGAPLVRTAFPVTPEGARQVAAALEHLAIYRNVRFLHNPAAHSALAGAVQVDAVTFTQLGRNYRPVDPAPIRGEGHEAVIRSGQNLLLTVTNRSPETLYLAVLELTPDFAIRRLYPPTRPHQTVAAGKAVPIPLRLTLDDPQQEKAVTIYKVLATREPTSFDVLQMGGLQEPDTRGGTRAAGNTALARLLNRMRHDGTRASELLLDDTDDSWTTAQLEVTVLSAAQSRALPPGQTRITVAEARELVLEKPAGLEGTLWISSLEQATRGLEGKTGLQLPPGLANPSAAAFFRPVTLGDGTRATDPSPAVLAIAAESAGLAQVSPEHPLRLELTVDDEPGLAGLVPVAFDGEFYFLAGRPAAVQSRSASSGQRRLAVTVEQLPPPVEEEADTRDLKRTARLFLYKIFAGDLPADAGLRRATLEQEQARFDPIRGDELSQARRVALMLHGFTGDSRWLVEKVWRWVQNNGNYDLCLTYDYESFGTGIRRNGELLAQALTGLGFGPDDGVHLDIYAHSMGTQVARALVELYGGAAYVDRVFMGGPPNAGSPLARARVLLPWLGNILVNLAGSVPPALIAHWLLGRLSESAQGLLDLEPDSDFYRALNDPARPPTSVPYFVQIGDNSASFQDWRKFSSKVMKGVDVALDLFFQDDNDLLVSLASARALADRWPNYQEAVLGINHFQYFYSPEGQRVLARWLS
- a CDS encoding glycosyltransferase family 39 protein gives rise to the protein MTATSPRPARLFRPALIVFLLLAFGLRAYHLDFQSLWSDEGISLLRSSQPLGAMWQAMPVEHVPGYFTLLHFWIGLTGESDYALRFFSLWPSVLALALTYLLAADLASARIGLIAVALLATNGFQVWYGQEARMYSWLLAGGLLSTWLFWRLLFQERTGRRTGLAVAYALATAATVYFHYFGFLIPMAHAVVAGGWLVVERRWRGILPWMMGGLLAFLLFLPWLSRAWQVLHFTGWREPLDPMNVPWMMWTAYTVGDTMPAPLVSYLPWLYLVLAVVGIGVWMHQRRAAGWFLLAMVAVPVLAILALVLRNPDFHVRYTIFLSSVAILLASGGVEGFHLASGQRWWGRGLSWLVAGSLIAANGVALQRLYYDTSLHKPDFRSAARYIEAHERPGDVILVDGPNPDIIFAHYYRGAAPVYDLRFLEEANFEEVDRALTDITAGMERAWELLLFRQPGPIQMWLATRGWAAAPTYHNDIRVSLYGLPGTAMERRTLNLPFGSELELAEVEVSATSLKPGDMLRISTHWRVLAQAPNYKFSLRLADPTGQPLANWDYVPQNWFAPTHVWVVGSMATDQHALIVPAELAPGRYQVTLRLYDPASGAAVSTPAGQDVLLAEVEVSR